A genomic stretch from Channa argus isolate prfri chromosome 24, Channa argus male v1.0, whole genome shotgun sequence includes:
- the ube2g1a gene encoding ubiquitin-conjugating enzyme E2 G1a yields MTEPQSALLLRRQLAELNKNPVEGFSAGLIEDNDLYRWEVLIIGPPDTLYEGGVFKAHLTFPKDYPLRPPKMKFITDIWHPNVDKNGDVCISILHEPGEDKYGYEKPEERWLPIHTVETIMISVISMLADPNGDSPANVDAAKEWREDRHGAFKRKVARCVRKSQETAFE; encoded by the exons ATGACAGAGCCTCAATCAGCGCTTTTACTCAGGAGACAGCTCGCAG aGCTAAACAAAAACCCAGTGGAGGGATTCTCAGCAGGCCTGATTGAGGATAATGATCTATACAGATGGGAAGTCCTTATCATTGGGCCTCCAGACACACTGTA TGAAGGTGGTGTGTTTAAAGCCCATCTGACATTTCCCAAAGATTATCCTCTCAGGCCACCTAAAATGAAATTTATCACAGATATTTGGCACCCTAATG tTGACAAGAATGGAGATGTATGTATTTCAATTTTGCATGAGCCTGGGGAAGACAAATATGGCTATGAGAAACCAGAGGAGCGCTGGCTGCCCATCCACACAGTGGAAACCATAATGATTAGTGTTATCTCTATGCTGGCAGATCCAAATGGTGACTCGCCAGccaatgttgatgctgca AAAGAGTGGAGGGAGGACAGACATGGTGCATTCAAAAGGAAAGTTGCCCGTTGTGTACGAAAAAGCCAAGAGACTGCGTTTGAGTGA
- the spns3 gene encoding protein spinster homolog 3: protein MEPEGSVTTLQDRPEPRWSVGSSWSLHYGSFANSLASLTPKSEEKPPVSTRHAYITVAVLCYINLLNYMERYTIAGVLSDIQKFFDIRDSTSALLQTVFICSFLLLAPLFGYLGDRYNRKYIMIGGLCVWLGTAAGSSFVTGSYFWLLMLLRALVGIGEASYSTIAPTIIGDLFVGRQRSIVISVFYIFIPVGSGLGYITGAGCATLTGDWRWALRITPIMGFFGLILLVFLCPNPPRGAAETHGEGVSGQSSYLEDLKYLLRNKSYLWSTSGLTALAFLTGALAFWMPTFLSRAQVTQGLRPPCTTDQCNTTDSYIFGAVTLVTGILGGVLGTRFSLWFRDKVPNVDPLICAVGMIGSVPSLFITIFVASLNIPTTYVFIFFGELFLSLNWAVLTDMLLYIVVPTRRSTAEALQITVGHLLGDAGSPYLIGIISDAINNAKPTQTNADWSFQSLKYSLLLCPFVGILGGLFFLMTSLYITEDRKTAQLLVEENTPPQQGPAPEPSMELSNRSRAEEKEP, encoded by the exons ATGGAGCCGGAGGGATCTGTGACTACCCTCCAGGACAGACCAGAACCTCGATGGAGTGTGGGCTCCAGTTGGAGTCTACACTATGGCTCATTTGCAAACAGCCTTGCATCTCTTACACCAAAGTCCGAGGAAAAACCCCCTGTGTCAACTAGACATGCCTACATAACTGTAGCTGTGCTTTGCTATATCAATCTGCTGAATTACATGGAACGGTACACAATAGCAG gtGTGCTTTCTGACATTCAGAAGTTCTTTGATATACGTGACAGCACATCTGCACTTCTGCAGACAG TTTTCATCTGCAGCTTCTTACTTCTGGCCCCTCTTTTTGGATACCTTGGGGACCGCTACAACCGAAAATACATCATGATTGGTGGTTTATGTGTGTGGCTTGGGACTGCAGCCGGAAGCTCTTTTGTCACTGGGTCT TACTTCTGGCTTCTGATGCTGTTGCGAGCCCTTGTTGGGATTGGAGAGGCCAGCTACTCCACTATTGCTCCCACCATCATCGGTGACCTGTTCGTTGGACGTCAACGAAGCATTGTGATCAGTGTGTTCTACATCTTTATCCCTGTTGGAAG TGGTCTTGGCTACATAACAGGGGCAGGGTGTGCTACTCTTACAGGGGACTGGCGCTGGGCTCTCAGG ATCACCCCTATCATGGGTTTTTTTGGATTGATCTTGCTGGTCTTCTTATGCCCTAACCCACCCAGAGGTGCTGCAGAAACCCATGGAGAGGGCGTTTCAGGGCAGAGCTCTTACCTAGAGGACCTTAAGTATCTTCTTAGAAA TAAAAGTTACCTGTGGTCTACATCTGGACTGACAGCTCTGGCCTTCCTCACTGGAGCCCTGGCTTTCTGGATGCCCACCTTTCTTTCCAGAGCTCAGGTCACTCAGGGGCTCCGACCGCCATGCACCACTGACCAATGTAACACCACAGACAG CTATATCTTTGGTGCTGTGACGTTAGTGACGGGCATTCTGGGTGGGGTTCTTGGCACACGATTTTCCCTATGGTTTAGGGATAAGGTTCCAAATGTCGACCCACTCATCTGTGCAGTGGGCATGATTGGATCGGTCCCCTCTCTCTTCATCACCATCTTTGTGGCATCATTAAATATTCCAACTACTTAC gtgtttattttctttgggGAATTATTTCTATCACTGAACTGGGCTGTCCTAACCGATATGCTGCTG TATATTGTTGTACCAACCAGAAGGTCAACAGCCGAGGCTCTCCAGATTACAGTGGGTCATCTCCTGGGTGATGCTGGGAGTCCTTACCTAATAGGAATA ATCTCTGATGCTATAAACAATGCCAAACCtacacaaacaaatgctgaCTGGAGCTTCCAAAGTCTGAAGTATAGCCTCCTGCTCTGCCCATTTGTCGGCATCCTGGGTGGACTGTTTTTTCTCATGACCTCCCTTTACATCACTGAAGACAGGAAGACAGCTCAGCTATTGGTTGAAG AAAATACCCCACCACAGCAGGGTCCTGCACCTGAGCCCTCCATGGAACTAAGCAACAGGAGtagagcagaagaaaaagagcCATGA